Proteins found in one candidate division TA06 bacterium genomic segment:
- a CDS encoding peptidoglycan-binding protein, which translates to MLKTHYLKELSLAQTCRTGSQGNDVKKIQEWLELWRHARPDWALTKVDLDGVFGPQTAFAVKEFQAKSGMPATGAVDVKTFARLCGPMAGAWLRPGAGTAGPAAQPAAGPRLRQGAVLDGHAAQPAAKFKGLIIPYARRHLAAQARELGSNNGPWVRAYMDGNEGKDFPWCAGFVQTIFDLACSACGFKFTEMITRTFSCDGLGLYALSHDRLIPHKQISRRMAEISPGDIFLVKHPKNKLDWVHTGLIESKGKGFLITIEGNTNDEGSREGYEVCRRRRDLGTEKLDVMKV; encoded by the coding sequence ATGCTAAAAACCCACTATCTCAAAGAACTCTCCCTGGCCCAAACCTGCCGCACCGGGTCGCAGGGAAATGACGTCAAGAAGATCCAGGAATGGCTGGAGCTGTGGCGCCATGCCCGGCCGGATTGGGCTTTGACCAAGGTGGACCTGGACGGCGTCTTTGGCCCCCAGACCGCCTTTGCGGTAAAGGAGTTCCAGGCCAAAAGCGGAATGCCGGCCACCGGCGCGGTGGACGTAAAGACATTTGCCAGGCTGTGCGGGCCGATGGCCGGGGCGTGGCTTCGACCGGGGGCAGGCACCGCCGGCCCGGCAGCTCAGCCAGCGGCTGGGCCGCGGCTTCGACAAGGGGCAGTTCTTGACGGCCATGCAGCTCAGCCAGCGGCTAAGTTCAAAGGACTGATCATTCCCTACGCCAGGCGGCATCTGGCGGCGCAGGCCCGGGAGCTGGGGTCGAACAACGGTCCCTGGGTGCGGGCCTACATGGACGGGAATGAGGGAAAGGATTTTCCCTGGTGCGCCGGGTTCGTGCAGACGATCTTTGACCTGGCCTGTTCGGCCTGTGGGTTCAAGTTCACCGAAATGATCACCCGCACCTTCAGCTGTGACGGGCTGGGGCTGTATGCCCTCAGCCATGATAGGCTGATACCGCATAAACAGATATCCCGCCGGATGGCCGAGATCTCCCCGGGCGACATCTTCCTTGTAAAGCATCCCAAGAACAAGCTGGACTGGGTGCACACCGGGCTGATAGAGAGCAAGGGCAAGGGGTTCCTTATTACCATAGAGGGGAACACCAATGACGAGGGGTCACGAGAGGGTTACGAGGTGTGCAGGAGGAGGAGGGATCTGGGGACTGAGAAGCTGGACGTTATGAAGGTCTGA
- a CDS encoding radical SAM protein, producing MENTDNICYKPSFYNYTFNIEKVTILYNTYTGAMAKLLDKDKEQVSAILKDPNANKKSDNGELFETMVNNGYILDKRINELDLVKLRIMEGRFNAKSLAITVLPTMACNCKCTYCFEEPYASTMGKEDIDRIVEFVDEQIKTIKPPQLFVNWYGGEPLLGYAIVEELSLKLMELSKKHGIEYIAHIITNGYLLTRERAERLKELGVIHIQITLDGTEEIHNRRRMLKNGGPTFGKIKEAIIIAKDVFEKVTVRIHIDKETKESAYELLEQKWMMGDNVNVRAGHLKDFSTTCIDWRTDKKSLDGKDYIEVENHFSEVTGTAKYAEENFDYKSYIGLIPLRGRYCSADFMGSWILGPGGKVYRCASALGKNEDCGVISGGTFRPNHNISKWFIDSPIDNEICRNCKLLPLCMGGCPTVRKRYARPEESGICEYWDEFLKRAVSKVVKKLDKI from the coding sequence ATGGAAAATACGGACAATATTTGTTATAAACCGTCATTTTATAACTATACATTTAACATTGAAAAGGTAACGATCTTATACAATACCTATACCGGTGCTATGGCAAAACTACTGGATAAAGACAAAGAACAGGTGTCTGCTATTCTAAAAGATCCCAATGCCAATAAAAAAAGTGATAATGGCGAATTGTTCGAAACAATGGTAAACAATGGTTACATTTTAGATAAGAGAATTAACGAGCTTGACCTGGTAAAACTAAGGATAATGGAAGGCAGGTTCAATGCCAAAAGCCTTGCCATAACTGTGCTGCCAACGATGGCCTGCAATTGCAAGTGCACCTATTGTTTTGAGGAGCCGTATGCCAGCACAATGGGTAAAGAAGATATTGACAGGATTGTGGAATTTGTTGATGAACAAATAAAAACAATAAAGCCGCCTCAATTGTTCGTCAACTGGTATGGCGGGGAGCCTTTGCTGGGGTATGCGATAGTTGAGGAATTGAGCTTGAAACTCATGGAATTGAGCAAAAAACACGGTATCGAATATATCGCCCATATAATAACCAACGGATATTTGCTGACCAGGGAAAGGGCGGAAAGACTTAAGGAACTGGGGGTCATTCATATTCAAATTACGCTGGACGGTACAGAAGAAATACACAACCGCCGCAGGATGCTAAAGAACGGCGGGCCTACCTTCGGCAAAATTAAGGAAGCGATAATAATAGCGAAAGATGTGTTTGAAAAAGTTACTGTGCGCATACATATTGATAAGGAGACCAAGGAGAGCGCCTACGAATTGCTGGAACAAAAATGGATGATGGGCGATAACGTGAACGTCCGGGCCGGACATTTAAAGGATTTTAGCACTACTTGCATAGATTGGCGGACGGACAAGAAATCACTGGACGGCAAGGACTATATCGAAGTGGAAAATCACTTCAGCGAAGTCACCGGAACCGCCAAATACGCCGAGGAGAATTTTGATTATAAAAGTTATATCGGCTTGATTCCCTTAAGGGGAAGGTATTGTTCGGCCGATTTCATGGGGTCCTGGATCCTGGGTCCGGGAGGCAAGGTATACAGATGCGCTTCTGCCTTGGGAAAGAACGAGGACTGCGGCGTTATCTCCGGCGGTACGTTCCGCCCCAATCATAATATTTCAAAATGGTTCATAGATAGCCCAATAGATAATGAAATATGCAGAAATTGTAAGCTGCTTCCGCTTTGTATGGGAGGATGCCCCACTGTAAGGAAAAGGTATGCCCGGCCGGAAGAATCGGGCATATGCGAATATTGGGATGAATTTTTAAAAAGGGCGGTAAGCAAGGTTGTTAAAAAACTTGATAAGATATGA